The following proteins are co-located in the Candidatus Electrothrix rattekaaiensis genome:
- the rpsG gene encoding 30S ribosomal protein S7 has protein sequence MPRKKLQNKRAVEADPKYNSVLVSRFTNGLMLDGKKSLARRMFYDAMAVVEEKLSEEEPLAVFEAAMENVRPRVEVKSRRVGGATYQVPVEVRPDRRNALAIRWVIGFAKSRSGRSMSEKLAAELIDAYNNRGSSVKKRDDTHKMAEANKAFAHYRW, from the coding sequence ATGCCGAGGAAGAAGTTACAGAACAAGCGCGCTGTTGAGGCCGATCCGAAATATAACTCTGTTTTGGTTTCCAGGTTTACGAACGGTCTGATGCTGGACGGAAAGAAGTCACTGGCTCGGCGTATGTTTTATGACGCGATGGCTGTTGTGGAAGAGAAACTTTCCGAAGAGGAGCCTCTGGCTGTTTTTGAGGCAGCTATGGAGAATGTTCGTCCGAGAGTAGAGGTGAAGAGTCGTCGAGTTGGTGGCGCGACCTATCAGGTTCCTGTTGAGGTTCGTCCGGATCGTCGTAATGCGCTTGCTATTCGATGGGTTATAGGTTTTGCCAAGAGTCGTTCAGGTCGTTCTATGTCAGAAAAGCTCGCGGCAGAATTGATAGACGCCTATAATAATAGGGGTTCGTCAGTGAAGAAGCGTGATGATACGCATAAGATGGCTGAGGCGAATAAAGCCTTTGCTCATTATCGCTGGTAA